Proteins found in one Camelus bactrianus isolate YW-2024 breed Bactrian camel chromosome X, ASM4877302v1, whole genome shotgun sequence genomic segment:
- the LOC105078918 gene encoding small ribosomal subunit protein eS27-like, which translates to MPLVKDLLYPSPEEKRKHKKKRLVQSPNSYFMDVECPGCCKVTTVFSHAQTVVLCVGCSTVLCQPTGRKARLAEGCFFRQKQH; encoded by the coding sequence ATGCCTCTGGTAAAGGATCTCCTTTATCCCTCtccagaagagaagaggaaacacaagAAGAAGCGCCTGGTGCAGAGCCCCAACTCCTACTTCATGGATGTGGAGTGCCCAGGATGCTGTAAAGTCACCACCGTCTTTAGCCATGCACAAACAGTAGTTTTGTGTGTTGGTTGCTCTACTGTCCTCTGCCAGCCTACAGGAAGAAAAGCAAGGCTTGCAGAAGGATGCTTCTTTAGACAGAAGCAGCACTAA